A single Nycticebus coucang isolate mNycCou1 chromosome 16, mNycCou1.pri, whole genome shotgun sequence DNA region contains:
- the BTG3 gene encoding protein BTG3 isoform X1, translating into MQSSLSRLVRVPREDPGLLWVELSIPGGGIRAKREKRRKGRGSRGDPRKLARQRKNMKNEIAAVVFFFTRLVRKHDKLKKEAVERFAEKLTLILQEKYKNHWYPEKPSKGQAYRCIRVNKFQRVDPDVLKACENSCILYSDLGLPKELTLWVDPCEVCCRYGEKNNAFIVASFENEDENKDEISKKVTRALDKVTSDYHSGSSSSDEETSKEVEVKPNSVTATPSPVYQISELIFPPLPVWHPLPRKKPGMYRGNGHQNHYPPPVPFGYPNQGRKNKPYRPIPVTWVPPPGMHCDRNHWINPHMLAPH; encoded by the exons ATGCAAAGTTCCCTTTCCCGTCTAGTCCGTGTGCCCCGCGAAGACCCGGGTTTGCTGTGGGTAGAACTCTCTATCCCGGGCGGGGGTATCAGAgcgaaaagagaaaaaagaagaaaaggacgAGGCAGCAGAGGAGACCCCCGAAAGTTGGCTCGGCAG AGGAAAAACATGAAGAACGAAATTGCTGCTGTTGTCTTCTTTTTCACAAGGCTAGTTCGAAAACATGATAAGTTGAAAAAAGAGGCCGTTGAGAGGTTTGCTGAGAAATTGACTCTAATacttcaagaaaaatataaaaatcactgGTATCCAGAAAAACCATCAAAAGGACAGGCTTACAG ATGCATTCGTGTCAATAAGTTTCAGAGAGTTGATCCTGATGTCCTGAAAGCTTGTGAGAACAGCTGCATCTTGTACAGTGACCTGGGCTTGCCAAAGGAGCTTACTCTCTGGGTAGACCCATGTGAGGTGTGCTGTCG GTATGGAGAGAAAAACAATGCATTCATTGTTGCCAGCTTTGAAAATGAGGATGAGAACAAGGACGAGATCTCCAAGAAAGTTACCAGAGCCCTTGATAAAGTTACCTCTGATTATCATTCAGGATCTTCTTCCTCAGATGAAGAAACAAGTAAGGAAGTGGAAGTGAAACCCAATTCGGTGACTGCAACACCAAGCCCAGTGTACCAG ATTTCGGAACTGATATTCCCACCTCTTCCAGTGTGGCATCCGTTGCCCAGAAAAAAGCCAGGAATGTACAGagggaatggccatcagaaccaCTACCCTCCTCCTGTTCCATTTGGTTATCCAAATCAGGGAAGGAAGAATAAACCATACCGTCCAATTCCAGTCACATGGGTACCTCCTCCTGGAATGCATTGTGACCGGAATCACTGGATTAATCCTCACATGTTAGCACCTCACTag
- the BTG3 gene encoding protein BTG3 isoform X2 codes for MKNEIAAVVFFFTRLVRKHDKLKKEAVERFAEKLTLILQEKYKNHWYPEKPSKGQAYRCIRVNKFQRVDPDVLKACENSCILYSDLGLPKELTLWVDPCEVCCRYGEKNNAFIVASFENEDENKDEISKKVTRALDKVTSDYHSGSSSSDEETSKEVEVKPNSVTATPSPVYQISELIFPPLPVWHPLPRKKPGMYRGNGHQNHYPPPVPFGYPNQGRKNKPYRPIPVTWVPPPGMHCDRNHWINPHMLAPH; via the exons ATGAAGAACGAAATTGCTGCTGTTGTCTTCTTTTTCACAAGGCTAGTTCGAAAACATGATAAGTTGAAAAAAGAGGCCGTTGAGAGGTTTGCTGAGAAATTGACTCTAATacttcaagaaaaatataaaaatcactgGTATCCAGAAAAACCATCAAAAGGACAGGCTTACAG ATGCATTCGTGTCAATAAGTTTCAGAGAGTTGATCCTGATGTCCTGAAAGCTTGTGAGAACAGCTGCATCTTGTACAGTGACCTGGGCTTGCCAAAGGAGCTTACTCTCTGGGTAGACCCATGTGAGGTGTGCTGTCG GTATGGAGAGAAAAACAATGCATTCATTGTTGCCAGCTTTGAAAATGAGGATGAGAACAAGGACGAGATCTCCAAGAAAGTTACCAGAGCCCTTGATAAAGTTACCTCTGATTATCATTCAGGATCTTCTTCCTCAGATGAAGAAACAAGTAAGGAAGTGGAAGTGAAACCCAATTCGGTGACTGCAACACCAAGCCCAGTGTACCAG ATTTCGGAACTGATATTCCCACCTCTTCCAGTGTGGCATCCGTTGCCCAGAAAAAAGCCAGGAATGTACAGagggaatggccatcagaaccaCTACCCTCCTCCTGTTCCATTTGGTTATCCAAATCAGGGAAGGAAGAATAAACCATACCGTCCAATTCCAGTCACATGGGTACCTCCTCCTGGAATGCATTGTGACCGGAATCACTGGATTAATCCTCACATGTTAGCACCTCACTag